A stretch of the Mycobacterium shigaense genome encodes the following:
- a CDS encoding helix-turn-helix domain-containing protein — protein MSSEDKLSAKVSIAASDMASDIGSFIRTQRENAQVSVRQLAERAGVSNPYLSQVERGLRKPSADVLNQIAKALRVSAEVLYVQAGILEPSDKSQVRDAIVTDTAITERQKQILLDIYTSFAQQNESVSNAEEECSSPDEAVQA, from the coding sequence ATGTCGTCGGAGGACAAACTCTCCGCCAAGGTGTCGATCGCTGCCTCCGACATGGCCTCCGACATCGGCAGCTTCATCCGCACCCAGCGGGAAAACGCTCAGGTGTCGGTCCGCCAGCTGGCCGAGCGGGCCGGCGTGAGCAACCCATACTTGAGCCAGGTCGAACGCGGACTGCGCAAGCCGTCGGCCGATGTTCTCAATCAGATCGCCAAGGCGCTGCGGGTGTCAGCAGAAGTCCTTTACGTGCAGGCCGGCATTCTTGAGCCGAGTGACAAGAGCCAGGTGCGTGACGCCATCGTCACCGACACGGCCATCACCGAGCGGCAAAAGCAAATACTGCTCGACATCTACACCTCGTTCGCCCAACAGAATGAATCCGTATCCAACGCCGAAGAGGAGTGTTCGTCGCCCGACGAGGCCGTGCAGGCATAG
- the pcaA gene encoding cyclopropane mycolic acid synthase PcaA, with protein sequence MSAQLTPHFENVQAHYDLSDDFFRLFLDPTQTYSCAYFERDDMTLHEAQLAKIDLSLGKLNLEPGMTLLDIGCGWGATLRRAIEKYDVNVVGLTLSENQAEHVQKSFDELDTPRTRRVLLEGWEKFDEPVDRIVSIGAFEHFGRARWARFFEMAYSVLPADGIMMLHTIVRPSFKEARAKGRPLTHEVVHFTQFILTEIFPGGWLPTPHLVEEHASDAGFKLTRTQSLQLHYARTLDLWAEALESNKDKAIALQSQQVYDRYMKYLTGCAKLFREGYTDIDQFTLVK encoded by the coding sequence ATGTCCGCGCAGCTCACGCCCCATTTTGAGAACGTGCAGGCGCACTATGACCTGTCCGACGACTTCTTCCGGCTGTTTCTGGACCCCACCCAGACCTACAGCTGCGCTTACTTCGAACGTGACGACATGACGCTGCACGAGGCTCAGCTGGCCAAGATCGACCTGTCGTTGGGCAAGCTCAACCTCGAGCCCGGGATGACACTGCTCGACATCGGCTGCGGCTGGGGGGCCACCCTGCGCCGAGCGATCGAGAAATACGACGTCAACGTCGTGGGCCTGACCCTGTCCGAGAACCAGGCCGAGCACGTGCAGAAGTCGTTCGACGAGCTGGACACCCCGCGCACCCGGCGAGTGTTGCTGGAAGGCTGGGAGAAGTTCGACGAGCCGGTCGACCGGATCGTGTCGATCGGCGCCTTCGAGCACTTCGGCCGCGCGCGCTGGGCCCGCTTTTTCGAGATGGCGTATTCGGTGCTGCCGGCCGACGGCATCATGATGCTGCACACGATCGTGCGCCCCTCGTTCAAGGAAGCCAGGGCCAAGGGGCGGCCACTGACGCACGAGGTCGTGCACTTCACGCAGTTCATCCTGACCGAGATCTTCCCCGGCGGCTGGCTGCCCACTCCGCACTTGGTGGAAGAGCACGCGTCCGACGCCGGCTTCAAGCTCACCCGCACCCAGTCGTTGCAGCTCCATTACGCGCGAACCCTCGACCTGTGGGCCGAGGCGCTGGAGTCCAATAAGGACAAGGCCATCGCGCTTCAGTCGCAGCAGGTCTACGACCGGTACATGAAGTACCTGACGGGCTGCGCCAAGCTGTTCAGAGAGGGCTACACGGACATCGATCAGTTCACCTTGGTGAAGTAG
- a CDS encoding cyclopropane mycolic acid synthase family methyltransferase, producing the protein MTQLRPYYEESQSIYDVSNEFFALFLDPTMAYTCAYFERDDMTLEEASNAKFDLALGKLNLEPGMTLLDIGCGWGGALVRAIEKFDVNVIGITLSRNQFEYSKAKLAKIPTDRTVEVRLQGWEEFEDKVDRIVTIGAFEAFKMERYAAFFERSYNILPDDGRMLLHTILTYTQQQQLERGVSITMNDLRFARFIGTEIFPGGQLPAQEDIFKFAGDAGFTIERVQLLQEHYERTLHLWAAKLEANKEKAIELQSEAVYDKYMHYLTGCEKFFRKGISNVGQFTCVK; encoded by the coding sequence ATGACCCAATTGCGGCCGTATTACGAAGAATCCCAATCCATCTACGACGTTTCCAACGAATTTTTCGCCTTGTTCCTCGACCCCACGATGGCCTATACGTGCGCCTATTTCGAGCGTGACGACATGACTCTCGAAGAGGCGTCGAACGCGAAGTTCGACCTGGCGCTCGGGAAGCTCAACCTCGAACCGGGGATGACACTGCTGGACATCGGCTGCGGCTGGGGCGGTGCGCTGGTGCGGGCGATCGAGAAGTTCGACGTCAACGTCATCGGTATCACGCTGAGCCGCAACCAGTTCGAATACAGCAAAGCCAAGCTCGCCAAGATTCCGACCGACCGCACCGTCGAGGTGCGGCTGCAGGGCTGGGAGGAATTCGAGGACAAGGTCGACCGGATCGTCACCATCGGTGCCTTCGAAGCGTTCAAGATGGAACGGTATGCGGCGTTCTTCGAACGCTCCTACAACATCCTTCCCGACGACGGCCGAATGTTGCTGCACACCATCTTGACCTACACCCAGCAGCAACAGCTCGAGCGCGGCGTCAGCATCACGATGAACGACCTTCGTTTCGCGCGATTCATCGGCACCGAGATTTTCCCGGGCGGACAGCTGCCGGCGCAGGAAGACATTTTCAAGTTCGCGGGCGACGCGGGTTTCACGATCGAGCGGGTGCAGCTGCTGCAGGAGCACTACGAGCGCACGCTGCATCTGTGGGCGGCCAAGTTGGAAGCCAACAAGGAGAAAGCCATCGAGCTGCAATCGGAAGCCGTGTACGACAAGTACATGCATTACCTGACCGGGTGCGAGAAGTTCTTCCGGAAAGGGATCAGCAATGTCGGGCAGTTCACCTGCGTGAAGTAG
- a CDS encoding acyl-[acyl-carrier-protein] thioesterase — translation MSLDKKMMPVLDGHPDVFDREWPLRVGDIDRTGRLRLDAACRHIQDIGQDQLRQMGFEETHPLWIVRRTMVDLIRPIEFQDMLRCRRWCSGTSNRWCEMRVRIDGRKGGLIESEAFWININRETQMPSRIADDFLAGLHKTTSVDRLRWKGYLKPFTRGEASEIHEFPVRVTDIDLFDHMNNSVYWSVIEDYLASHPELLAGLPERALRITIEHEAPVALGDKLEILSRVHPAGSTDQFGPGLADRAVTTLTYAVGDETKAVASIFAV, via the coding sequence GTGAGCCTGGACAAAAAAATGATGCCGGTGCTCGACGGTCATCCCGACGTGTTCGATCGCGAATGGCCGCTGCGGGTCGGCGACATCGACCGCACCGGCCGGCTGCGCTTGGACGCCGCCTGCCGGCACATCCAGGACATCGGCCAGGACCAGCTGCGCCAGATGGGTTTCGAGGAGACCCACCCGCTGTGGATCGTCCGCCGCACCATGGTCGACCTGATCCGCCCGATCGAGTTCCAGGACATGCTGCGCTGTCGGCGCTGGTGTTCGGGCACCTCGAACCGATGGTGCGAGATGCGGGTCCGCATCGACGGGCGCAAGGGCGGGCTGATCGAATCCGAGGCGTTCTGGATCAACATCAACCGGGAAACCCAGATGCCGTCGCGCATCGCCGACGACTTCCTGGCGGGCCTGCACAAGACGACGTCGGTCGACCGGCTGCGGTGGAAGGGCTACCTGAAGCCGTTCACCCGCGGCGAGGCGTCGGAGATCCACGAGTTCCCGGTCCGGGTCACCGACATCGACCTGTTCGATCACATGAACAACTCCGTGTACTGGAGCGTGATCGAGGACTACCTGGCGTCGCACCCCGAGCTGCTGGCCGGGCTTCCGGAACGGGCGCTGCGCATCACCATCGAGCACGAGGCTCCCGTCGCCCTAGGCGACAAACTCGAGATCCTGTCGCGTGTTCACCCGGCCGGATCCACGGATCAATTCGGCCCGGGGCTGGCCGATCGGGCTGTTACAACGCTCACATACGCGGTCGGCGACGAGACGAAAGCCGTCGCATCGATCTTCGCGGTTTAA
- the ramB gene encoding acetate metabolism transcriptional regulator RamB, producing the protein MSKTSRTFVGSRVRQLRSERGFSQAALAQMLDISPSYLNQIEHDVRPLTVAVLLRITEVFGVDATFFAPQDDTRLVAELREVTMDRDLDIDVDPPEIAEMVSAHPALARAVVNLHRRYRITTAQLAAATEERFFDGSSGSGSITMPHEEVRDYFYERQNYLHELDTAAENLTNQMRLHHGDLARELTRRLTEVHGVHITKRIDLGEAVLHRYDTGTKTLEINNHLSLGQQVFKMAAELAYLEFGDLINSMVAEGKFTSPESHTLARLGLANYFAAAAVLPYRQFHDVAENFRYDVERLSSFYSVSYETIAHRLSTMQRPSMRGVPFSFVRVDRAGNMSKRQSATGFHFSSSGGTCPLWNVYETFAYPGKILVQIAQMPDGRNYMWVARTVERRAARYGQPGKTFAIGLGCELRHAHRLVYSEGLDLSGDVATPIGAGCRVCERDNCPQRAFPALGRSLDLDEHRSTVSPYLVKQT; encoded by the coding sequence ATGTCCAAGACATCCCGGACGTTTGTGGGCTCCCGCGTGCGCCAACTACGCAGTGAGCGCGGATTTTCTCAGGCGGCGCTGGCTCAGATGCTCGACATCTCGCCGAGTTATCTCAACCAGATCGAACACGACGTCCGCCCGCTGACGGTCGCCGTGCTGCTGCGCATCACCGAGGTGTTCGGGGTGGACGCGACCTTCTTCGCGCCGCAGGACGACACCCGGCTGGTCGCCGAACTGCGGGAGGTGACGATGGACCGCGACCTGGACATCGATGTCGACCCGCCCGAGATCGCCGAGATGGTCAGCGCGCATCCCGCCCTGGCCCGGGCCGTGGTCAACCTGCACCGGCGCTACCGGATCACCACCGCCCAGCTCGCCGCCGCCACCGAGGAAAGGTTCTTCGACGGCAGCAGCGGCAGCGGTTCGATCACCATGCCGCACGAAGAGGTGCGCGACTATTTCTACGAGCGGCAGAACTACCTGCACGAGCTGGACACCGCGGCCGAAAACCTGACCAACCAGATGCGGTTGCACCACGGCGATCTGGCCCGCGAGCTGACGCGGCGACTCACCGAGGTGCACGGGGTGCACATCACCAAGCGGATCGACCTCGGCGAGGCCGTGCTGCACCGCTACGACACCGGGACCAAGACGCTGGAAATCAACAACCACCTGTCACTGGGCCAGCAGGTTTTCAAGATGGCCGCCGAACTGGCCTACCTAGAGTTCGGCGACCTGATCAACAGCATGGTCGCCGAGGGCAAGTTCACCAGCCCGGAGTCGCACACGCTGGCCCGGCTGGGATTGGCCAATTACTTCGCCGCCGCCGCGGTGTTGCCCTACCGCCAGTTCCACGACGTCGCGGAGAATTTTCGCTACGACGTCGAGCGACTGTCCTCGTTCTATTCGGTGAGTTACGAGACCATCGCACACCGGCTTTCCACGATGCAGCGGCCGTCGATGCGCGGCGTGCCATTTTCCTTCGTCCGGGTGGACCGGGCGGGGAACATGTCGAAGCGCCAGTCCGCCACAGGTTTTCACTTCTCCTCCAGCGGTGGGACCTGCCCGTTGTGGAACGTCTACGAGACGTTCGCCTACCCCGGCAAGATCCTAGTGCAGATCGCGCAGATGCCCGACGGGCGCAACTATATGTGGGTGGCACGCACGGTGGAACGCCGCGCTGCGCGGTATGGTCAGCCCGGCAAAACCTTTGCCATCGGTCTGGGCTGCGAGCTTCGCCATGCGCACCGGCTCGTCTACTCGGAAGGACTCGATTTGTCCGGGGACGTTGCGACACCCATCGGCGCGGGATGCCGGGTCTGCGAACGCGACAACTGCCCGCAGCGGGCCTTCCCCGCGCTGGGGCGATCACTTGACCTCGACGAACACCGCAGCACGGTCTCGCCGTATCTGGTGAAGCAGACATGA
- a CDS encoding TetR/AcrR family transcriptional regulator, whose translation MAERIPAATAKTDGRKRRWHQHKVDRRNELVDGTIEAIRRLGRYLSMDEIAAEIGVSKTVLYRYFVDKNDLTTAVMMRFTQTTLIPNMAAALLSDLDGIDLTREVIRVYVETVANEPEPYRFVMANSSASKSKVIADSERIIARMIAVLMRRRMQQSGVDTGGAEPWSYLIVGGVQLATHSWMSDPRMTRDELIDYLTMLSWSALCGIVQVGGSLERFRAEPHPAPTVPPDAR comes from the coding sequence GTGGCAGAGCGAATCCCGGCGGCGACCGCGAAGACGGACGGTCGTAAGCGGCGCTGGCATCAACACAAGGTCGACCGGCGCAACGAGCTGGTCGACGGGACCATCGAAGCAATCCGCAGACTCGGCCGCTACCTGAGTATGGACGAGATCGCCGCGGAGATCGGCGTCTCCAAGACCGTGCTCTACCGCTACTTCGTCGACAAGAACGACCTGACGACCGCGGTGATGATGCGGTTCACCCAGACGACTCTGATCCCCAACATGGCCGCCGCCCTGCTGTCGGACCTCGACGGTATCGACCTGACCCGCGAGGTGATCCGGGTGTACGTCGAAACGGTGGCCAACGAACCAGAGCCGTACCGGTTCGTGATGGCGAACAGCTCGGCCAGCAAGAGCAAGGTGATCGCCGACTCCGAGCGGATCATCGCCCGCATGATCGCGGTGCTGATGCGCCGCCGCATGCAGCAGAGCGGCGTGGACACCGGCGGCGCGGAACCCTGGTCCTACCTGATCGTCGGCGGCGTGCAGCTGGCTACCCACTCGTGGATGTCGGATCCGCGGATGACCCGCGACGAGTTGATCGACTACCTGACCATGCTCAGCTGGAGCGCGCTGTGCGGCATCGTCCAGGTCGGCGGGTCCCTGGAGAGATTCCGCGCAGAACCCCACCCTGCCCCGACTGTGCCGCCCGACGCACGCTGA
- a CDS encoding 3-hydroxybutyryl-CoA dehydrogenase yields MAAIQRVGVVGAGQMGAGIAEVSVRAGVDVTVFETTDALITAGRNRIVKSLERGVSAGKVTERERDRALSKLTFTTDLKDLADRQLVIEAIIEDDAIKAQVFAELDSVITDPDAVLASNTSSIPIMRIAAATKNPQRVLGLHFFNPVPVLPLVELVSTLVTDEAAAARTEEFAAAVLGKQVVRCSDRSGFVVNALLVPYLLSAIRMVEAGFATVDDVDKAIVAGLSHPMGPLRLSDLVGLDTLKLIADKMFDEFKEPHYAPPPLLLRMVEAGRLGKKSGQGFYAY; encoded by the coding sequence TTGGCAGCGATCCAGCGAGTAGGGGTTGTCGGGGCCGGGCAGATGGGCGCCGGCATCGCCGAGGTCTCGGTTCGGGCCGGTGTCGACGTGACCGTGTTCGAGACCACCGACGCGCTGATCACGGCGGGACGCAACCGCATCGTGAAGTCGCTCGAGCGCGGCGTCAGCGCCGGCAAGGTGACCGAGCGGGAGCGCGACCGCGCGCTGAGCAAGCTCACCTTCACCACGGATCTGAAGGACCTCGCCGACCGCCAACTCGTCATCGAGGCGATCATTGAAGACGACGCCATCAAGGCCCAGGTCTTCGCCGAACTCGACAGCGTCATAACCGACCCCGACGCGGTACTGGCGTCGAACACCTCCAGCATTCCGATCATGAGGATCGCCGCGGCCACCAAGAATCCGCAGCGCGTGCTGGGTCTGCACTTCTTCAACCCGGTTCCGGTGCTCCCGCTGGTCGAGTTGGTCAGCACCTTGGTCACCGACGAGGCCGCCGCCGCGCGCACCGAGGAGTTCGCCGCCGCGGTGCTGGGCAAGCAGGTGGTCCGTTGTTCGGACCGATCGGGGTTCGTGGTCAATGCGCTGCTGGTGCCCTACCTGCTGTCCGCGATCCGGATGGTCGAGGCCGGCTTCGCCACCGTCGACGATGTCGACAAGGCCATCGTTGCCGGGCTGTCGCACCCGATGGGTCCGCTGCGGCTGTCCGATCTCGTAGGCCTGGACACCCTCAAGCTGATCGCGGACAAGATGTTCGATGAGTTCAAGGAGCCGCATTACGCTCCGCCGCCCTTGCTGCTGCGCATGGTCGAGGCCGGCCGGCTGGGAAAGAAATCGGGCCAGGGCTTTTACGCCTACTGA
- the aceA gene encoding isocitrate lyase, protein MSVAGAPKSAEQIKKDWDTNPRWKGVTRTYSAEDVLALQGSVVEEATLARRGAEVLWNQLHDLEFVNALGALTGNMAVQQVRAGLKAIYLSGWQVAGDANLSGHTYPDQSLYPANSVPQVVRRINNALLRADQIAKVEGDTSVENWLAPIVADGEAGFGGALNVYELQKAMIAAGVAGSHWEDQLASEKKCGHLGGKVLIPTQQHIRTLTSARLAADVADVPTVVIARTDAEAATLITSDVDERDQPFITGERTKEGFYRVKNGLEPCIARAKAYAPYSDLIWMETGTPDLELAAKFAEGVKSEFPDQMLAYNCSPSFNWKKHLDDATIAKFQKELGAMGFKFQFITLAGFHALNYSMFDLAYGYARNQMSAYVELQEREFDAEERGYTATKHQREVGAGYFDRIATTVDPTSSTTALTGSTEEGQFH, encoded by the coding sequence ATGTCTGTCGCTGGAGCCCCGAAGAGCGCCGAACAGATCAAGAAGGACTGGGACACCAACCCCCGTTGGAAGGGTGTCACCCGCACCTACAGCGCCGAGGACGTCCTCGCGCTGCAGGGCAGCGTCGTGGAGGAGGCCACCCTGGCCCGCCGCGGCGCCGAGGTGCTGTGGAACCAGCTGCACGACCTGGAGTTCGTCAACGCGCTCGGCGCGCTGACCGGCAACATGGCCGTCCAGCAGGTGCGCGCCGGCCTCAAGGCCATCTACCTGTCGGGTTGGCAGGTCGCCGGTGACGCCAACCTCTCCGGCCACACCTACCCCGACCAGAGCCTGTACCCGGCCAACTCGGTGCCGCAGGTCGTTCGCCGGATCAACAACGCGTTGCTGCGTGCCGACCAGATCGCCAAGGTCGAGGGCGACACCTCGGTGGAGAACTGGCTCGCCCCGATCGTCGCCGACGGTGAGGCGGGCTTCGGTGGCGCGCTCAACGTCTACGAGCTGCAGAAGGCCATGATCGCCGCCGGTGTCGCCGGTTCGCATTGGGAAGACCAGCTGGCCTCCGAGAAGAAGTGCGGCCACCTCGGCGGCAAGGTGCTGATCCCGACCCAGCAGCACATCCGTACCCTGACCTCGGCCCGTCTGGCGGCCGACGTCGCCGACGTGCCGACCGTCGTCATCGCGCGCACCGACGCCGAGGCGGCCACGCTGATCACGTCCGACGTCGACGAGCGCGACCAGCCGTTCATCACCGGTGAGCGGACCAAGGAAGGCTTCTACCGGGTCAAGAACGGCTTGGAGCCCTGCATCGCCCGGGCCAAGGCCTACGCGCCGTACTCTGACCTGATCTGGATGGAGACCGGCACTCCGGACCTGGAGCTGGCGGCGAAGTTCGCCGAGGGCGTCAAATCCGAGTTCCCCGACCAGATGCTGGCCTACAACTGCTCGCCGTCGTTCAACTGGAAGAAGCACCTCGACGACGCGACCATCGCCAAGTTCCAAAAGGAGCTGGGCGCAATGGGATTCAAGTTCCAGTTCATCACGCTGGCCGGCTTCCACGCGCTGAACTACTCGATGTTCGATCTGGCCTACGGCTACGCCCGCAACCAGATGAGCGCCTACGTCGAGCTGCAGGAGCGCGAGTTCGACGCCGAGGAGCGCGGCTACACCGCCACCAAGCACCAGCGTGAGGTCGGTGCGGGTTACTTCGACCGCATCGCCACCACGGTGGACCCGACCTCGTCGACCACCGCGCTGACCGGCTCGACCGAAGAGGGTCAGTTTCACTGA
- a CDS encoding DUF445 domain-containing protein, whose translation MVVHRAPQKSETSGPPAAAGSTRTSFAESFAGADPKADAERRVALRRMKLVALSFLIGATVVFLACRWAQAHAVTGAWVGYVGAAAEAGMVGALADWFAVTALFKHPLGIPIPHTAIIKRKKDQLGEGLGTFVRENFLSPAVVEAKLRDAQVPGRLGKWLSETAHAHRVASEAATVLRVLVELLRDEDVQQVIDRMIVRRIAEPQWGPPVGRVLGTLLAENRQEALIQLLADRAFQWSLNAGEIIQRVVERDSPTWSPRFVDHLVGDRIHRELMDFTDKVRRNPDHELRRSATRFLFEFADDLQHDPDTIARAETVKEQLMARDEIAGAAATAWKTLKRLVLEGVDDPSSALRTRIADTVIRIGESLRDDADLRDKVDSWIVRAAQHLVTQYGVEITAIITDTIERWDAEEASRRIELHVGRDLQFIRINGTVVGSLAGLVIYAVAQLFF comes from the coding sequence GTGGTGGTACACAGAGCCCCGCAGAAATCCGAGACATCGGGACCGCCCGCCGCTGCGGGCAGCACCCGCACGTCCTTCGCGGAATCCTTCGCCGGGGCCGACCCGAAGGCAGACGCCGAGCGGCGGGTGGCGCTGCGCCGGATGAAACTGGTGGCGCTGAGTTTCCTGATCGGTGCCACGGTCGTCTTCCTCGCCTGCCGGTGGGCGCAGGCCCATGCCGTCACCGGCGCGTGGGTCGGTTACGTCGGCGCGGCCGCCGAAGCCGGCATGGTGGGCGCGCTGGCCGACTGGTTCGCGGTGACCGCGCTGTTCAAGCACCCGTTGGGCATCCCGATTCCGCACACCGCGATCATCAAGCGCAAGAAGGACCAGCTCGGCGAGGGCCTGGGCACCTTCGTGCGGGAGAACTTTCTGTCGCCGGCGGTGGTAGAGGCCAAGCTGCGCGACGCTCAGGTGCCCGGCCGGCTCGGCAAGTGGCTGTCGGAGACCGCACATGCCCACCGGGTCGCCAGCGAGGCGGCAACGGTGCTGCGCGTGCTGGTGGAGCTGTTGCGCGACGAGGACGTCCAGCAGGTGATCGACCGGATGATCGTGCGCCGCATCGCCGAGCCGCAGTGGGGCCCGCCGGTGGGCCGGGTGCTGGGGACGCTGCTGGCCGAGAACCGGCAGGAGGCGCTGATCCAGTTGCTCGCCGACCGGGCGTTCCAGTGGTCGCTGAACGCGGGCGAGATCATCCAGCGGGTGGTCGAGCGCGATTCGCCGACCTGGTCGCCGCGCTTCGTCGATCATCTCGTCGGCGACCGCATCCACCGCGAGCTGATGGACTTCACCGACAAGGTGCGCCGCAACCCCGACCACGAGCTGCGGCGCTCGGCTACCCGCTTCCTGTTCGAATTCGCCGATGACCTGCAGCACGACCCGGACACCATCGCGCGCGCGGAAACCGTCAAGGAGCAGCTGATGGCCCGCGATGAGATCGCCGGCGCGGCGGCGACGGCGTGGAAGACGCTGAAGCGGCTGGTGCTCGAGGGCGTCGACGACCCGTCGTCGGCGTTGCGTACCCGCATCGCCGACACTGTGATTCGCATCGGGGAGTCGCTCCGCGACGACGCCGACCTGCGCGACAAGGTGGACAGCTGGATCGTGCGGGCGGCCCAGCACCTGGTCACCCAGTACGGGGTCGAAATCACCGCGATTATCACCGACACGATCGAGCGCTGGGACGCCGAGGAGGCCAGCCGGCGCATCGAGCTGCACGTCGGTCGTGACCTGCAGTTCATCCGGATCAACGGAACCGTGGTGGGATCTCTGGCCGGCCTGGTGATTTACGCCGTCGCGCAGCTGTTCTTCTAG